A region from the Mustela erminea isolate mMusErm1 chromosome 10, mMusErm1.Pri, whole genome shotgun sequence genome encodes:
- the LOC116567737 gene encoding putative small proline-rich protein 5, translated as MSQQKQKQCPPPQQCCPPPQQCCPPPQPCCPPPQQCCPPPQQCCPPPQQCCPPPQPCCPPPQQCCPPPQQCCPPPQQCCPQPQQCCPPPQQTKQPCQPPPKCKEPCAPKGQQKCPPPQQCQKSKQK; from the coding sequence ATGTctcagcagaagcagaagcagtgtCCTCCACCCCAGCAGTGCTGCCCTCCACCCCAGCAGTGCTGCCCTCCACCGCAGCCATGCTGCCCTCCACCCCAGCAGTGCTGCCCTCCACCCCAGCAGTGCTGCCCTCCACCCCAGCAGTGCTGCCCTCCACCGCAGCCATGCTGCCCTCCACCCCAGCAgtgctgtcccccaccccagcagtgctgccctccaccccagcagtgctgcccccaaccccagcagtgctgccccccaccccagcaaacTAAGCAGCCATGTCAGCCTCCACCCAAGTGCAAGGAGCCCTGTGCACCCAAGGGCCAACAGAAATGTCCACCCCCTCAACAGTGCCAGAAGTCCAAGCAGAAGTAA